In one window of uncultured Acetobacteroides sp. DNA:
- the rplD gene encoding 50S ribosomal protein L4: MELAVYNIAGQDTGRKVTLQDSIFGVEPNDHCIYLDVKQYLANQRQGTAKSKQRNEVSGSTRKLKRQKGTGTARAGSIKSPVFVGGGRVFGPVPRDYSFKLNKKTKLVARRSALAYKAKNAAINVVEGFNFEAPKTKEFVSVINNLKVADHKLLFVVSDVNPVVALSARNLPNVKVVRAADLNTYDVMNAQSLLVTEGSFEVINRMFGIS; encoded by the coding sequence ATGGAATTAGCAGTTTACAACATCGCCGGTCAGGATACCGGAAGAAAGGTAACCCTGCAAGACAGCATCTTTGGCGTTGAGCCAAACGATCACTGTATCTACCTCGACGTAAAACAGTACCTCGCAAATCAACGCCAAGGAACTGCTAAGTCGAAGCAGCGTAACGAAGTATCAGGATCAACCCGTAAGCTTAAGCGCCAGAAGGGTACCGGTACCGCTCGTGCAGGTAGCATCAAGTCGCCAGTTTTTGTTGGTGGAGGACGTGTTTTTGGTCCAGTACCACGCGATTACAGCTTTAAGTTGAATAAGAAAACGAAGCTCGTTGCACGTCGTAGTGCTCTTGCCTACAAGGCAAAGAATGCTGCTATCAACGTAGTTGAAGGTTTCAACTTCGAAGCTCCAAAGACAAAGGAATTTGTTAGCGTTATTAACAACCTAAAGGTTGCTGATCACAAGCTACTTTTTGTAGTTTCTGATGTTAACCCTGTAGTTGCGCTATCCGCTCGTAACCTGCCAAACGTAAAGGTAGTTCGCGCAGCCGATCTTAACACCTACGATGTGATGAACGCGCAAAGCCTACTCGTGACCGAAGGGTCATTCGAGGTTATAAACAGAATGTTTGGTATTTCGTAA
- a CDS encoding putative transporter: MEWFGTLFVNHSVIQAVVLLSTIIAVGLSLGQLRAFGISLGVTFVFFVGILAGHWGFSVDPTILSYAESFGLILFVYALGLQVGPSFFASFFKGGIRLNALAFGVVAVGTLMMLGFYFATSISLPQLTGIFCGAVTNTPALGAAQQTLKQLSGEAAMQSDLALGCAVTYPLGVVGVILGLVVLRQLVSSAKAGGQAADDFSKSETFIASFYVSNPAIYGKSVEEVASIITKKFVISRVWHGDNVIIPNSETILSKGDKVLVITDPKELRALTTLFGKEVEYDWNKSDIDWNAIDSQLVSQRIIITRSEINGKKLSQLRLRNRFGVNITRIHRSGIDLLATPDLTLQLGDKVTVVGNQHSIKEVEQELGNRVKSLHEPNLVAIFIGIVLGLILGSIPISIPGVSLPIKLGLAGGPIVVGILMGAFGPRFHIITYTTKSANLMLRGVGISLYLACLGLDAGKHFFETVFRAEGLIWLGVGFILTVLPVLLVGAYALTVRKMDYSTVSGMLCGSMANPMALNYANTTAESDVPSVAYATVYPLCMFIRVIIAQLILLIFM; encoded by the coding sequence ATGGAATGGTTTGGGACTTTATTCGTTAATCACTCGGTTATACAGGCGGTGGTGCTGCTGTCAACCATCATCGCGGTAGGTCTTTCTTTGGGGCAGCTTAGGGCTTTCGGCATTTCGTTGGGGGTGACGTTTGTGTTTTTTGTTGGGATTTTGGCTGGGCATTGGGGCTTTTCGGTAGATCCAACAATTCTTAGCTACGCCGAGAGCTTCGGCCTAATTCTCTTCGTTTACGCGCTAGGGCTTCAGGTGGGGCCGTCGTTCTTTGCCTCGTTCTTCAAGGGAGGGATACGGCTAAACGCGCTGGCCTTTGGGGTGGTTGCTGTTGGTACGCTAATGATGCTTGGTTTTTACTTTGCCACCAGCATTTCGCTTCCGCAGCTTACCGGTATCTTTTGCGGCGCCGTAACCAATACACCTGCGCTCGGTGCTGCCCAGCAAACCTTGAAGCAGCTTTCGGGGGAGGCCGCCATGCAATCCGACCTTGCGCTGGGCTGTGCGGTGACCTATCCGTTGGGGGTGGTTGGCGTAATCCTTGGGCTGGTTGTGCTGCGCCAGCTCGTCTCGTCGGCAAAGGCTGGGGGGCAAGCAGCCGACGACTTCTCGAAGAGTGAAACCTTTATTGCCAGCTTCTACGTCTCCAATCCCGCCATCTACGGGAAGAGCGTGGAGGAGGTCGCTTCGATCATCACCAAGAAGTTTGTCATCTCGCGGGTGTGGCATGGCGATAATGTTATCATTCCAAATTCGGAAACCATCCTAAGTAAGGGCGATAAGGTTTTGGTGATAACCGACCCGAAGGAGCTGAGGGCGCTAACAACCCTGTTTGGCAAGGAGGTGGAGTACGACTGGAACAAGAGCGATATCGACTGGAATGCGATCGATTCGCAGCTGGTGTCGCAGCGTATCATCATCACCCGTTCGGAGATCAACGGTAAGAAACTCTCGCAGCTGAGGCTGAGAAATCGGTTTGGGGTTAACATCACCCGAATCCACCGCTCGGGAATTGATCTGCTGGCAACTCCCGACCTAACGCTGCAGCTGGGCGATAAGGTTACGGTTGTCGGCAACCAGCATTCGATTAAGGAGGTGGAGCAGGAGTTGGGAAACCGGGTTAAGAGCCTGCACGAGCCCAACCTGGTGGCCATATTCATCGGCATTGTACTTGGACTAATCCTAGGATCTATTCCAATTAGCATTCCGGGGGTCTCGCTTCCTATTAAGTTGGGCTTGGCGGGAGGGCCTATCGTTGTAGGTATTCTAATGGGGGCATTCGGGCCCCGTTTCCATATCATTACCTATACCACCAAAAGCGCGAACCTAATGCTGCGGGGCGTTGGGATCAGCCTATACCTCGCTTGCCTAGGGCTTGATGCCGGTAAGCATTTCTTTGAAACCGTATTCCGTGCCGAGGGGCTCATCTGGCTTGGTGTCGGATTTATTCTTACCGTTCTGCCCGTTTTGCTGGTGGGTGCGTATGCCCTTACGGTGCGAAAAATGGACTACTCAACCGTAAGCGGTATGCTTTGCGGGAGTATGGCCAACCCCATGGCGCTAAACTACGCCAATACTACTGCCGAAAGTGACGTGCCCTCGGTGGCGTACGCTACGGTATATCCGCTGTGCATGTTTATCCGGGTGATTATCGCCCAACTGATCTTGCTCATCTTTATGTAA
- the rpsG gene encoding 30S ribosomal protein S7 — MRKTKPKKRILLPDPKFKDTLVTRFVNNLMLDGKKSIAYTIFYDAMDLVGEKMKDSEKAPLEIWKKAIDNVTPHVEVKSRRVGGATFQVPIEVRAERKMSLAMKNLILYARKRSGRTMAEKLAAEVMAAFNEEGGAYKRREDMHKMAEANKAFAHFRF; from the coding sequence ATGAGAAAGACGAAGCCTAAAAAAAGGATTCTACTTCCAGATCCCAAGTTCAAGGATACCCTTGTAACCAGGTTTGTAAACAACCTGATGCTGGATGGAAAGAAGAGTATTGCCTACACCATCTTTTATGATGCAATGGATCTAGTAGGTGAGAAGATGAAGGACTCAGAAAAGGCTCCTTTAGAAATATGGAAAAAAGCAATTGATAACGTAACTCCCCACGTAGAGGTTAAGTCTCGCCGTGTTGGTGGTGCAACTTTCCAAGTGCCAATCGAAGTACGCGCTGAGAGAAAGATGTCTCTTGCTATGAAAAATCTTATCCTTTACGCTCGTAAGCGTTCGGGACGTACCATGGCTGAGAAACTTGCTGCAGAAGTAATGGCTGCTTTTAACGAGGAGGGTGGTGCATACAAGCGTCGCGAAGATATGCACAAGATGGCTGAAGCGAACAAGGCATTTGCTCACTTCAGATTTTAA
- the rplW gene encoding 50S ribosomal protein L23: protein MEIIFKPILTEKMTILGEKLNRYGFIVDNKANKIEIKKAVEELYGVTVADVNTMRYAGKRKSRYTKAGLLVGKTNSYKKAIVTLKSGDKIDFYSNI, encoded by the coding sequence ATGGAGATTATTTTTAAGCCAATACTAACCGAAAAAATGACGATTCTGGGCGAGAAATTGAATCGTTACGGTTTCATAGTTGATAACAAGGCTAACAAAATCGAGATCAAAAAGGCCGTTGAGGAACTTTATGGCGTGACTGTTGCCGATGTTAACACTATGCGTTATGCAGGTAAGAGAAAATCGCGCTACACCAAGGCTGGTCTGCTAGTTGGTAAAACCAACTCGTACAAAAAGGCTATTGTGACCTTGAAGAGTGGAGATAAGATTGATTTTTATAGCAATATCTAG
- the fusA gene encoding elongation factor G, translated as MSKDLQYTRNIGIMAHIDAGKTTTTERILYFTGKTHKIGEVHDGGATMDWMVQEQERGITITSAATTTFWNFGDKTHKINIIDTPGHVDFTVEVERSLRVLDGAVATFCAVGGVEPQSETVWRQADKYKVPRIGYVNKMDRIGADFFNVVAQVKERLGANPVPIVVPIGAEDKFRGIVDLVYKKAYVWDSNNEKDPFKVVDVPAELEAEVAECRGQLVEAIAEFDDTLMEMFFEDPDSISPDQIIAALRQATIAMKVVPMMCGSSFKNKGVQYLLDAVIQYLPSPMDVDSVVGTNPDTEEEVVRHPDAKEPLAGLAFKIATDPFVGRLAFVRIYSGRIDAGSYVYNSRSNKKERVSRIFQMHANKQNPVEFIEAGDICAVVGFKDVRTGDTICEENNKIVLESMSFPEPVIGLAIEPKTQKDLDKLGVALNKLSEEDPTFTVRTDEESGQTVISGMGELHLEIIVDRLKREFGVEINQGAPQVNYKEAITGKVEHREVFKKQTGGRGKFADIIVEIGPADEDHVGLQFVDVVKGGNIPKEYIPSIQKGFASAMANGCLAGYTVESLKVTLKDGSFHPVDSDALSFEICARNAFRQASPKARPVLLEPIMSVEVVTPEESMGDVIGDFNKRRGQIVNMDSRGGARVVKAKVPLSEMFGYVTVLRTLTSGRATSTMEFSHYDEVSQNLAKDIIEKSQGRIKSVE; from the coding sequence ATGAGCAAAGATTTACAATATACTAGAAATATCGGGATCATGGCGCACATCGACGCAGGTAAGACTACAACTACCGAGCGTATCCTTTACTTCACCGGTAAGACTCACAAGATCGGTGAAGTGCACGATGGTGGCGCGACCATGGACTGGATGGTACAGGAGCAGGAGCGTGGTATTACCATTACCTCTGCTGCAACTACTACCTTTTGGAATTTCGGTGATAAAACTCATAAGATTAATATTATCGATACCCCAGGTCACGTAGACTTTACCGTTGAGGTAGAACGTTCTCTCCGTGTTCTCGATGGCGCTGTTGCCACTTTCTGTGCCGTTGGTGGCGTTGAGCCTCAGTCGGAAACAGTGTGGCGTCAGGCTGACAAGTACAAAGTTCCACGTATTGGTTACGTGAACAAGATGGACCGTATTGGCGCAGACTTCTTCAACGTTGTTGCGCAGGTTAAGGAGCGCCTTGGCGCGAATCCTGTACCTATCGTTGTTCCAATCGGAGCAGAAGATAAGTTTCGCGGTATTGTCGATCTAGTTTACAAGAAAGCCTACGTTTGGGATAGTAACAACGAGAAAGATCCTTTCAAGGTTGTTGATGTTCCTGCGGAACTAGAAGCAGAGGTTGCCGAATGCAGAGGTCAGCTTGTTGAAGCTATCGCTGAATTCGACGACACCCTGATGGAAATGTTCTTCGAAGATCCAGATTCGATCTCTCCAGATCAAATTATCGCTGCGCTTCGCCAGGCAACCATCGCTATGAAGGTTGTTCCTATGATGTGTGGTTCTTCATTCAAGAACAAGGGCGTTCAATACCTACTAGATGCCGTAATTCAATACCTTCCAAGTCCAATGGACGTGGATTCAGTAGTTGGAACGAACCCTGATACTGAAGAAGAAGTAGTTCGTCACCCAGATGCAAAAGAACCTCTTGCAGGTTTAGCATTTAAGATTGCAACTGACCCATTTGTAGGTCGTTTAGCATTCGTTCGTATCTACTCTGGACGTATTGATGCAGGTTCTTACGTATACAATAGCCGTTCGAACAAGAAAGAGCGCGTTTCGCGTATCTTTCAAATGCACGCTAACAAGCAAAATCCAGTAGAGTTTATCGAAGCTGGTGACATTTGCGCAGTAGTTGGTTTCAAAGATGTTCGCACTGGCGATACCATCTGTGAAGAGAACAACAAGATTGTTCTTGAGTCGATGAGTTTTCCTGAGCCTGTTATTGGTCTTGCTATCGAGCCTAAGACTCAGAAGGACCTTGATAAGCTTGGTGTAGCTCTTAATAAACTTTCGGAAGAAGATCCAACCTTTACAGTAAGAACTGATGAAGAGTCAGGACAGACTGTAATTAGCGGTATGGGTGAACTTCACCTTGAAATCATCGTAGACCGTCTAAAGCGTGAATTTGGTGTAGAAATCAACCAAGGTGCTCCTCAGGTTAACTACAAAGAAGCTATCACCGGAAAGGTTGAGCACCGCGAAGTGTTCAAGAAGCAAACTGGTGGTCGTGGTAAGTTCGCCGACATCATCGTTGAGATTGGACCCGCAGACGAAGATCACGTAGGTCTTCAGTTTGTTGACGTTGTTAAAGGAGGTAACATTCCTAAGGAATACATTCCATCAATCCAAAAGGGATTTGCTTCGGCAATGGCTAATGGCTGCTTGGCAGGTTACACTGTTGAGAGTTTAAAGGTAACCCTTAAGGACGGTTCGTTCCATCCAGTTGACTCTGATGCCCTTTCGTTCGAAATCTGTGCACGTAACGCCTTCCGTCAGGCATCTCCAAAGGCACGTCCAGTGCTTCTAGAGCCTATCATGTCGGTTGAAGTTGTTACTCCAGAAGAGAGCATGGGGGATGTAATCGGTGACTTCAACAAGCGTCGTGGTCAAATCGTAAACATGGACTCAAGAGGTGGTGCACGTGTTGTTAAGGCTAAGGTGCCACTATCAGAGATGTTCGGTTACGTAACCGTGCTTCGTACTCTAACCTCTGGTCGTGCAACTTCTACAATGGAGTTCTCTCACTACGATGAGGTTTCGCAAAACCTTGCCAAGGACATTATTGAGAAGTCTCAAGGCCGCATTAAGAGTGTAGAATAA
- the rpsL gene encoding 30S ribosomal protein S12: MPTIQQLVRKGRTKKEYKSKAPALDACPQRRGVCTRVYTTTPKKPNSAMRKVARVRLTNGLEVTAYIPGEGHNLQEHSIVLVRGGRVKDLPGVRYHLVRGALDAAGVEGRNQRRSKYGTKKPKAGKGGAAAAPAKGKKK; the protein is encoded by the coding sequence ATGCCTACTATTCAACAGTTAGTTAGAAAAGGAAGGACAAAGAAGGAGTACAAGAGTAAAGCTCCTGCTTTGGACGCATGCCCACAACGTCGTGGGGTATGTACACGCGTGTATACCACAACCCCTAAGAAGCCAAACTCAGCTATGCGTAAGGTAGCTCGTGTTCGTCTTACCAATGGTTTAGAGGTAACCGCCTATATTCCAGGAGAAGGTCACAACCTTCAAGAGCACTCAATCGTGCTAGTACGCGGTGGTCGTGTTAAGGACCTCCCAGGTGTTCGTTACCACCTAGTTCGCGGTGCATTAGATGCCGCTGGTGTAGAAGGGCGTAACCAACGTCGTTCTAAGTATGGAACCAAAAAGCCAAAGGCAGGTAAAGGTGGCGCAGCTGCTGCTCCAGCAAAAGGCAAAAAGAAGTAA
- a CDS encoding elongation factor G, whose amino-acid sequence MRTYQTNEIKNVVLLGNSGSGKTSIAEGMLYEGKVIDRRGSVDAQNTVSDHTEVEHIYKRSIFSTVLYTEYLDRKLNIVDTPGSDDFSGGVFSAFSIADTGIMVINAVNGVEVGTQIFGRYAEEYDKPIILAVNQLDHEKANWENTLESLQKTFGKKVVLIQYPITTGPGFDSFIDVLTMKMYKHDGDSGVVHDLPIPAEEEERANELHNALVEASAENDDALMEMFFEKGTLSEEDIRVGLRKGIAHRDVFPVICLSAKKDIGIRRMMEFLINNTPSPNQKPKPTTVDGTEVAFDAAGAPCIFVFKTQIEQHLGEISYFKVVSGKITEGIELTNNNNGTREKLSQLYVTAGKNRAKVPELLAGDIGCTVKLKSTKTNHTLAGSGKNWKFAPMKFPEPKFRTAVKPKNQADEEKLGELLNKAHQEDPTILVEYSKELKQTILSGQGEHHLNILKWQLSNNNKLEIEFYAPKIPYRETITKVANASYRHKKQSGGAGQFGEVHIIIEPIVEGVEAKSKFKIDGKELNLNLNKGKEVQLLPWGGSLEFYNCIVGGAIDARFLPAILKGVMEKMEEGPLTGSYARDIRVYVYDGKMHPVDSNELSFKLAGRNAFKEAFKNAGPKIMEPIYDVTVLVPADKMGDVMSDLQNRRAIIEGMSSAKGFEKLTAKVPLAEMHKYSTTLSSLTSGRATYNMKFSSYEQVPSDVQEKLLKAYEAVAVEE is encoded by the coding sequence ATGAGAACGTACCAAACTAATGAAATTAAGAATGTGGTTTTGCTCGGCAACTCGGGTTCCGGCAAAACCTCCATAGCGGAAGGGATGCTCTACGAGGGCAAAGTCATCGACCGTAGAGGAAGTGTTGACGCCCAAAACACCGTATCGGACCATACAGAGGTGGAGCATATTTACAAGCGTTCTATCTTCTCTACGGTACTCTACACGGAATACCTCGACCGCAAGCTCAACATTGTTGACACGCCTGGCTCCGACGACTTCTCGGGCGGCGTATTCTCGGCATTCAGCATCGCCGACACTGGAATTATGGTGATTAACGCCGTAAACGGAGTCGAAGTAGGCACCCAAATCTTTGGCCGCTACGCCGAAGAGTACGACAAGCCAATTATCCTAGCCGTCAACCAGCTCGATCACGAGAAGGCCAACTGGGAGAACACCCTCGAATCACTACAGAAAACCTTCGGCAAGAAGGTTGTTTTAATCCAATACCCCATTACCACAGGTCCAGGCTTCGACTCCTTCATCGATGTGCTCACCATGAAAATGTACAAGCACGACGGCGATAGCGGCGTAGTACACGACCTGCCTATCCCTGCCGAGGAAGAGGAGCGCGCCAACGAGCTGCACAACGCGCTGGTTGAAGCATCGGCCGAAAACGATGACGCCCTAATGGAGATGTTCTTCGAAAAGGGCACACTATCGGAAGAGGATATTCGGGTAGGACTCCGCAAGGGAATCGCCCACCGCGACGTATTCCCCGTTATTTGCCTTTCGGCTAAGAAGGATATCGGCATCCGCCGCATGATGGAGTTTCTCATCAACAATACCCCTAGCCCCAACCAAAAACCAAAGCCAACTACCGTTGATGGCACCGAAGTTGCCTTCGACGCAGCAGGTGCACCCTGCATCTTCGTATTCAAGACACAGATTGAACAGCACCTTGGCGAGATCAGCTACTTTAAGGTAGTTTCGGGTAAGATTACCGAAGGGATTGAGCTTACCAACAACAATAACGGAACACGGGAAAAACTGTCGCAGCTATATGTTACCGCTGGTAAGAATAGAGCGAAGGTTCCCGAGCTGCTTGCTGGCGACATCGGCTGCACCGTTAAGCTGAAGAGCACAAAGACAAACCATACGCTAGCGGGTAGCGGTAAGAACTGGAAGTTTGCACCGATGAAGTTCCCTGAGCCAAAATTTAGAACGGCTGTAAAGCCAAAGAATCAAGCTGACGAGGAGAAACTCGGCGAGTTGCTCAACAAGGCACATCAGGAAGATCCAACCATACTGGTAGAGTACTCGAAGGAACTTAAGCAAACCATTCTATCCGGGCAGGGCGAGCATCACCTTAACATCCTGAAATGGCAGCTATCCAACAACAATAAGCTGGAGATTGAGTTCTATGCGCCTAAGATTCCATACCGCGAAACCATAACTAAGGTGGCCAACGCCAGCTACCGCCATAAGAAGCAGTCGGGCGGTGCCGGACAGTTTGGAGAGGTGCACATCATCATAGAGCCAATAGTTGAGGGCGTAGAGGCCAAGTCGAAATTCAAGATCGACGGCAAGGAGCTTAACCTTAACCTGAATAAGGGCAAGGAAGTTCAGCTGCTGCCATGGGGCGGAAGCCTAGAGTTCTACAACTGCATTGTGGGCGGTGCTATTGATGCCCGTTTTCTGCCAGCCATACTAAAGGGTGTGATGGAGAAGATGGAGGAAGGTCCGCTTACCGGTTCGTACGCCCGCGACATCCGCGTGTACGTGTACGACGGCAAGATGCACCCAGTAGACTCCAACGAGCTTTCGTTTAAGCTGGCCGGCCGTAACGCCTTTAAGGAAGCCTTTAAGAATGCTGGTCCTAAGATTATGGAGCCAATCTACGACGTTACGGTGCTCGTACCTGCCGATAAAATGGGTGATGTGATGAGCGACCTGCAAAACCGTAGAGCCATTATCGAGGGGATGAGCAGCGCTAAGGGGTTCGAGAAGCTAACGGCAAAGGTTCCGTTGGCCGAAATGCACAAATACTCGACCACGCTAAGCTCGCTCACCAGCGGTAGGGCTACCTACAACATGAAATTCTCGAGTTACGAGCAGGTGCCTTCCGATGTTCAGGAGAAGCTGCTGAAGGCCTACGAGGCTGTGGCTGTAGAAGAATAG
- the rplC gene encoding 50S ribosomal protein L3, with protein MPGLIGKKIGMTSVFSAEGKNIPCTVIEAGPCVVTQVKNAEVDGYSALQLAYDEKKEKQTSNSLLGHFKKANTTPKRKLAEFGNDFVKEYLLGDVVTVGELFEDGDWVDVTGISKGKGFQGVVKRHGFGGVGGQTHGQHNRQRHPGSMGASSYPSRVFKGKRLAGRMGGDQVKVLNLKVLKVIPENNLLLVKGSIPGAKGSYLIIEE; from the coding sequence ATGCCAGGTCTAATTGGAAAAAAAATCGGAATGACTTCCGTTTTCAGTGCCGAGGGAAAAAACATTCCATGCACTGTTATTGAGGCTGGTCCATGCGTAGTTACGCAGGTTAAGAACGCAGAAGTAGATGGCTACTCTGCTCTCCAACTTGCCTATGACGAAAAGAAGGAAAAGCAAACCAGCAACAGCCTCTTAGGACACTTCAAGAAAGCTAACACCACTCCAAAGCGCAAGCTTGCTGAGTTTGGCAACGACTTTGTGAAGGAGTACCTTCTTGGTGATGTAGTAACCGTAGGCGAACTTTTCGAAGATGGCGACTGGGTTGACGTTACCGGAATCTCTAAAGGTAAAGGTTTTCAGGGTGTAGTAAAGCGTCACGGCTTCGGTGGTGTAGGTGGCCAAACTCACGGTCAGCACAACCGCCAGCGTCACCCCGGTTCTATGGGTGCATCATCTTACCCATCTCGCGTATTCAAGGGCAAGCGTTTGGCTGGCCGTATGGGGGGCGATCAGGTAAAGGTGCTTAACCTTAAAGTTCTTAAGGTTATCCCAGAGAACAACCTACTACTAGTAAAAGGATCTATTCCTGGAGCAAAGGGTTCATACTTAATCATTGAGGAGTAA
- the rpsJ gene encoding 30S ribosomal protein S10, whose protein sequence is MSQKIRIKLKSYDHTLVDKSAEKIVKTVKSTGAVVSGPIPLPTHKKIFTVNRSTFVNKKSREQFELSTFKRLLDIYSSTPKTIDALMKLELPSGVEVEIKV, encoded by the coding sequence ATGAGCCAAAAGATAAGAATCAAATTGAAATCTTACGATCACACCTTGGTTGACAAGTCGGCTGAGAAGATCGTTAAGACCGTGAAGTCTACCGGCGCAGTTGTTAGTGGCCCAATTCCACTTCCAACTCACAAGAAGATCTTCACCGTAAACCGCTCGACCTTCGTTAACAAGAAGAGCCGCGAGCAGTTTGAGTTAAGCACCTTCAAGCGTCTACTCGACATCTACAGTTCTACTCCTAAGACCATTGATGCTCTTATGAAGTTAGAACTTCCAAGCGGTGTTGAAGTTGAAATCAAGGTGTGA
- a CDS encoding ATP-binding protein, which produces MGYSRRYNWQVLAHVGGVVAAAAAVGASFGLRWSLPAGVVCVLLLLWSVVRLYRFLGMIHEQVFYFVRAVENDDTSILFPSKVGNVTLDKLYDALNRLNRHLHQVKVDGQLQEKYFGHILSQVDVGVILFRRDGVVREANAAALRLFKLPVLTHLRQLDRVCDGLTQQLMQQPDVGKRLLSIPIAESVVQVVAHSSAVDLQGESFVLMTLQDIRGELERKEIDAWAKLIRVLNHEITNSLTPVASLSESLLSLWNQELVSPDSQLVDSTLRGLSVIEERSRSLVSFVNSYRMLTKLPELHLSAVAVGDFMDRISILASQFRSNRISILVDPPATPFVFMVDEAMLIQVMLNLVKNGVEAIDGVGAVKIGASLHNDRVCLSVEDSGYGIPHEIADEVFIPFFTTKAQGSGIGLSHSQQIVRAHGGNISFTSMPGCTRFVVEL; this is translated from the coding sequence ATGGGCTATAGTCGGCGCTACAACTGGCAAGTCCTCGCCCATGTGGGGGGAGTGGTTGCTGCCGCTGCAGCCGTTGGTGCCTCTTTCGGACTAAGGTGGAGCCTCCCTGCTGGGGTGGTGTGCGTGCTGCTGCTCCTGTGGTCGGTCGTTCGACTTTACCGATTTCTGGGGATGATTCACGAGCAGGTTTTCTACTTTGTCCGCGCGGTCGAGAATGACGATACCAGCATCCTATTCCCCTCAAAGGTGGGCAACGTCACCTTAGATAAGCTTTACGATGCGTTGAACAGGCTCAATAGGCATCTGCATCAGGTAAAGGTAGATGGCCAGCTGCAGGAGAAGTACTTTGGGCACATCCTTTCTCAGGTAGATGTGGGGGTGATCCTTTTTCGCCGTGATGGAGTAGTGCGCGAGGCCAACGCAGCAGCACTTCGGTTGTTCAAACTGCCGGTACTTACCCACCTGCGGCAGCTCGATAGGGTTTGCGACGGGCTAACCCAGCAGCTGATGCAGCAGCCCGATGTTGGCAAGCGGCTTCTATCCATCCCTATTGCCGAATCGGTTGTTCAGGTGGTGGCGCATAGCTCAGCGGTCGATCTTCAGGGGGAGTCGTTTGTGCTGATGACCCTTCAGGATATCCGGGGAGAGCTCGAACGTAAGGAAATCGATGCTTGGGCTAAGCTGATCCGGGTGCTGAACCACGAGATCACCAACTCGCTTACCCCCGTTGCGTCGCTATCCGAATCGCTGCTCTCTTTATGGAATCAGGAGCTGGTGAGCCCCGATAGCCAGCTTGTCGACTCCACCCTTCGTGGCCTAAGCGTAATAGAGGAGCGAAGCCGCTCGCTGGTTAGCTTCGTGAACTCGTACCGCATGCTGACAAAGCTGCCCGAATTGCACCTGAGCGCGGTTGCCGTTGGCGACTTCATGGATCGAATTAGTATTCTGGCATCCCAATTCCGCTCGAACCGTATTTCCATCTTGGTTGATCCTCCAGCCACCCCCTTCGTCTTTATGGTCGACGAGGCGATGCTGATTCAGGTAATGCTGAACCTCGTGAAGAACGGTGTCGAGGCAATTGACGGCGTTGGAGCAGTTAAAATTGGGGCTAGCCTACATAACGATAGGGTTTGCCTATCCGTTGAGGACAGCGGCTATGGTATCCCACATGAGATTGCCGACGAGGTCTTCATCCCTTTCTTTACCACCAAAGCGCAGGGGTCGGGTATTGGGCTAAGCCACTCGCAGCAGATCGTTCGAGCGCATGGCGGAAACATCAGTTTTACCTCTATGCCAGGTTGCACGCGTTTTGTAGTTGAGTTGTAG